From a single Bemisia tabaci chromosome 10, PGI_BMITA_v3 genomic region:
- the LOC109029888 gene encoding GILT-like protein 1 isoform X1 — protein MHAAAVPSLLLGLVLAFASAATNQQKIGVTVYYESLCPDSMDFIKNQLYPTYMTDLGAYMNLTLVPFGKAKYHREDSNGKNELVFECRHGSVECDGDKAQACVIHEVKDENAVMKFIQCAMSSASKSTPYPTDKCLKEANITSNAEDLKNCSMSDRGSDYLAEFGAMTTKLSPELTSVPTVYINDKLNASEQASLLSDFKSTFCNYIQGAKPEECSKKNSAASLVSSLLPIFTVLILTRISY, from the exons cagaaaatCGGAGTGACCGTCTACTATGAGAGCTTGTGCCCAGACAGCATGGACTTCATCAAGAACCAGCTGTACCCAACTTACATGACTGACCTCGGCGCGTACATGAACCTCACGCTCGTCCCGTTCGGCAAAGCAAAG taccaTCGTGAAGATTCAAACGGGAAGAATGAGCTGGTGTTCGAATGCAGGCACGGCTCGGTGGAATGCGACGGAGACAAGGCTCAAGCTTGCGTCATCCACGAAGTCAAAGACGAAAACGCCGTCATGAAGTTCATCCAGTGCGCCATGTCATCCGCCTCCAAATCAACCCCTTACCCCACCGACAAG tgcttgaAGGAAGCCAACATTACAAGCAACGCTGAGGACCTCAAGAACTGCTCGATGTCCGACAGAGGAAGCGACTACCTCGCAGAATTTGGTGCCATGACCACGAAATTGTCTCCCGAACTGACCTCCGTCCCCACAGTTTACATCAACGAT aaattgaacgCCTCTGAACAGGCATCCTTGCTCAGCGACTTCAAATCCACCTTCTGCAACTACATCCAAGGAGCTAAACCAGAGGAATGCTCAAAGAAAAACAGCGCCGCCTCACTCGTATCATCACTGTTGCCAATCTTCACCGTTCTCATCCTTACGAGAATCAGCTACTAA
- the LOC109029888 gene encoding GILT-like protein 1 isoform X2, giving the protein MHAAAVPSLLLGLVLAFASAATNQKIGVTVYYESLCPDSMDFIKNQLYPTYMTDLGAYMNLTLVPFGKAKYHREDSNGKNELVFECRHGSVECDGDKAQACVIHEVKDENAVMKFIQCAMSSASKSTPYPTDKCLKEANITSNAEDLKNCSMSDRGSDYLAEFGAMTTKLSPELTSVPTVYINDKLNASEQASLLSDFKSTFCNYIQGAKPEECSKKNSAASLVSSLLPIFTVLILTRISY; this is encoded by the exons aaaatCGGAGTGACCGTCTACTATGAGAGCTTGTGCCCAGACAGCATGGACTTCATCAAGAACCAGCTGTACCCAACTTACATGACTGACCTCGGCGCGTACATGAACCTCACGCTCGTCCCGTTCGGCAAAGCAAAG taccaTCGTGAAGATTCAAACGGGAAGAATGAGCTGGTGTTCGAATGCAGGCACGGCTCGGTGGAATGCGACGGAGACAAGGCTCAAGCTTGCGTCATCCACGAAGTCAAAGACGAAAACGCCGTCATGAAGTTCATCCAGTGCGCCATGTCATCCGCCTCCAAATCAACCCCTTACCCCACCGACAAG tgcttgaAGGAAGCCAACATTACAAGCAACGCTGAGGACCTCAAGAACTGCTCGATGTCCGACAGAGGAAGCGACTACCTCGCAGAATTTGGTGCCATGACCACGAAATTGTCTCCCGAACTGACCTCCGTCCCCACAGTTTACATCAACGAT aaattgaacgCCTCTGAACAGGCATCCTTGCTCAGCGACTTCAAATCCACCTTCTGCAACTACATCCAAGGAGCTAAACCAGAGGAATGCTCAAAGAAAAACAGCGCCGCCTCACTCGTATCATCACTGTTGCCAATCTTCACCGTTCTCATCCTTACGAGAATCAGCTACTAA